One Glycine max cultivar Williams 82 chromosome 6, Glycine_max_v4.0, whole genome shotgun sequence DNA segment encodes these proteins:
- the LOC100797666 gene encoding uncharacterized protein LOC100797666 isoform 1 (isoform 1 is encoded by transcript variant 1), with translation MEGVSPEPLRSELDSKSKQDTAKEEDDDTFKESTDAEVTKIRLMRAFVESRDPSSKEVDDLMIRRFLRARSLDVEKASAMFLKYLKWKRSFVPNGYISPSEIAEDIAQDKVFTQGLDKKGRPIVVAFAAKHFQSKNGADGFKRYVVFVLEKLCSRMPPGQEKFLAIADIKGWAYANSDLRGYLNALSILQDCYPERLGKMVIVHAPYMFMKIWKMIYPFIDDNTKKKIVFVENKKLKSTLLEEIEESQLPDIYGGQMPLVPIQNS, from the exons ATGGAAGGTGTGAGCCCTGAGCCCTTGAGATCAGAATTGGATTCCAAATCCAAACAAGACACAGCGAAAGAAGAAGATGACGACACATTCAAAGAAAGCACTGACGCCGAGGTCACTAAAATTCGTCTCATGAGAGCCTTTGTTGAAAGCCGAGATCCCTCTTCCAAG GAAGTAGATGATTTGATGATTAGAAGATTCTTGCGGGCTCGTAGTTTAGATGTGGAGAAGGCTTCGGCAATGTTCCTTAAGTACTTGAAATGGAAGCGTTCATTTGTTCCAAATGGTTACATATCACCGTCAGAGATTGCCGAAGATATTGCACAGGACAAGGTGTTTACGCAAGGCCTCGACAAGAAAGGTCGACCTATAGTTGTTGCCTTTGCTGCAAAACATTTTCAAAGCAAAAATGGTGCCGATGGTTTCAAAC GGTACGTAGTCTTTGTTCTTGAGAAGCTTTGTTCAAG GATGCCACCAGGACAAGAAAAGTTTCTTGCCATTGCAGACATTAAAGGATGGGCATACGCAAACAGTGACCTTCGTGGATACCTTAATGCTCTATCCATTTTGCAG GATTGCTACCCTGAAAGATTGGGGAAGATGGTTATTGTACATGCACCTTATATGTTTATGAaaatttggaaaatgatttacCCTTTCATTGATGATAATACCAAGAAAAAG ATAGTATTCGTGGAGAACAAAAAGCTGAAATCAACATTGCTAGAAGAGATAGAGGAGAGTCAACTCCCAGATATATACGGAGGCCAAATGCCATTAGTTCCTATCCAGAATAGCtga
- the LOC100797666 gene encoding uncharacterized protein LOC100797666 isoform 2 (isoform 2 is encoded by transcript variant 2), giving the protein MEGVSPEPLRSELDSKSKQDTAKEEDDDTFKESTDAEVTKIRLMRAFVESRDPSSKEVDDLMIRRFLRARSLDVEKASAMFLKYLKWKRSFVPNGYISPSEIAEDIAQDKVFTQGLDKKGRPIVVAFAAKHFQSKNGADGFKRYVVFVLEKLCSRMPPGQEKFLAIADIKGWAYANSDLRGYLNALSILQIVFVENKKLKSTLLEEIEESQLPDIYGGQMPLVPIQNS; this is encoded by the exons ATGGAAGGTGTGAGCCCTGAGCCCTTGAGATCAGAATTGGATTCCAAATCCAAACAAGACACAGCGAAAGAAGAAGATGACGACACATTCAAAGAAAGCACTGACGCCGAGGTCACTAAAATTCGTCTCATGAGAGCCTTTGTTGAAAGCCGAGATCCCTCTTCCAAG GAAGTAGATGATTTGATGATTAGAAGATTCTTGCGGGCTCGTAGTTTAGATGTGGAGAAGGCTTCGGCAATGTTCCTTAAGTACTTGAAATGGAAGCGTTCATTTGTTCCAAATGGTTACATATCACCGTCAGAGATTGCCGAAGATATTGCACAGGACAAGGTGTTTACGCAAGGCCTCGACAAGAAAGGTCGACCTATAGTTGTTGCCTTTGCTGCAAAACATTTTCAAAGCAAAAATGGTGCCGATGGTTTCAAAC GGTACGTAGTCTTTGTTCTTGAGAAGCTTTGTTCAAG GATGCCACCAGGACAAGAAAAGTTTCTTGCCATTGCAGACATTAAAGGATGGGCATACGCAAACAGTGACCTTCGTGGATACCTTAATGCTCTATCCATTTTGCAG ATAGTATTCGTGGAGAACAAAAAGCTGAAATCAACATTGCTAGAAGAGATAGAGGAGAGTCAACTCCCAGATATATACGGAGGCCAAATGCCATTAGTTCCTATCCAGAATAGCtga